The genomic interval AAAACAATCTCATACTTTTTATCAAAATCCTTCAATGCCTCAACAATCTCCTCTGTTTGAGGAACAATATTCTCTTCTTCGTTGTAAACAGGAATAACGATAGACAGGTAAATACTTTCGCTCATATAAAATATCTCCTTGAAATCTTTTTCTGTAAGATTATACCATTGACAAAGGAAAAATCAAAAATCGCATTTTTATTTAAAAATGTTGTAAGTTTTCTTTTTATTTTCAAACTTTTTGCTGAAAAGTTTATTGATATGTTAAAATTTTAATGAAAGTTAATAATTTTTTTTCAAAAAATAAAGTGAGGTGATTATGTTTAGTAAGAAATTGAAGGTTTGGATGAAAGGGAAGATTATAGATTTTGAGGAAGCAAAGGTTAGTGTGCTTTGTCATGCACTTCATTATGGGACTTCTTTTTTTGAAGGAATCAGGGCTTATAAAACAAAAAAGGGAACTGCTATTTTCAGGTTAAAAGAGCATGTTGATAGGCTTTACAATTCTGCGAAGATTTACAGGACTGAAATTCCCTTTACCCGTGATGAGTTGATTGATGCAATTGTTAACCTTATTAAAATTAATAATCTTGAGGCTTGCTATATAAGGCCTCTCGTGTATAGAGGGTTAGGTGCTTTAGGTGTTAACCCTTTTAATTCTCCAGTTGAGGTTATGATTGCTGTCTGGGAGTGGGGTGCTTATTTGGGAGAGGATGCAATTACCAAGGGTGTTGATGTTAAAGTTTCAACCTGGACCAAGATTGCTCCCAACACTTTGCCTGCAATGGCAAAGGCTGGTGCAAATTATATGAATTCTCAGTTGGCTAAAATGGAAGCAATTGTTGATGGTTATGAA from Thermotomaculum hydrothermale carries:
- a CDS encoding branched-chain amino acid transaminase, with protein sequence MFSKKLKVWMKGKIIDFEEAKVSVLCHALHYGTSFFEGIRAYKTKKGTAIFRLKEHVDRLYNSAKIYRTEIPFTRDELIDAIVNLIKINNLEACYIRPLVYRGLGALGVNPFNSPVEVMIAVWEWGAYLGEDAITKGVDVKVSTWTKIAPNTLPAMAKAGANYMNSQLAKMEAIVDGYEEGILLNAQGFVAEGSGENLFLIKDGKIYTTPYSSSILPGITRDSAIKIAKDFGYKVIETSIPREWLYIADELFFTGTAAEVTPIKSVDRIPVGEGSRGPITEKIQSELFSILRGEKEDRYNWLSYI